One Spirochaetota bacterium genomic region harbors:
- a CDS encoding outer membrane beta-barrel protein: MKSIRIAAVIAIILAASGEAFAQRRAATDYFLRPQAGVWFGPVTPVYTTRDDVDTNLGGGLYFRYNTPYKPLKLGFDASYQRFKSDGVNELTLWPVYGSMIYRIPIKFALAFQVKAGAGGANVEIKPDNESQWDPMGMIGFETSFPAGRYINIGLRIDYLFIYESYLPGATHNGHIVNTGITLYFNLGGK; this comes from the coding sequence ATGAAATCGATAAGAATAGCGGCTGTAATTGCGATAATCCTGGCAGCCTCCGGCGAGGCGTTCGCGCAGCGCAGGGCGGCGACCGATTATTTTTTGCGCCCGCAGGCGGGCGTGTGGTTCGGTCCGGTTACGCCGGTCTACACCACGCGCGATGACGTCGATACCAATCTCGGGGGCGGGCTTTATTTCCGCTATAATACGCCCTACAAGCCGCTCAAACTTGGGTTCGATGCCTCGTATCAGCGTTTTAAATCGGACGGGGTCAACGAACTGACGCTGTGGCCGGTGTACGGTTCCATGATATACCGGATCCCGATCAAGTTCGCGCTCGCCTTCCAGGTGAAGGCGGGCGCCGGGGGCGCCAACGTGGAAATCAAGCCCGATAACGAAAGCCAGTGGGACCCCATGGGCATGATTGGTTTCGAGACGTCGTTTCCGGCGGGGCGCTACATCAACATCGGGCTGCGCATCGATTATCTCTTTATTTATGAAAGCTACCTGCCGGGCGCAACGCATAACGGCCATATCGTCAATACCGGCATAACGCTGTATTTCAACCTGGGGGGGAAATGA
- the truA gene encoding tRNA pseudouridine(38-40) synthase TruA, with protein sequence METADRTGSLARIALLIEYDGSGFNGWQVQNGGRTVQGEIERAVKILTGRACNLTAAGRTDSGVHALGQVAHLDCYSPVRLDRLCIGLSGILDRDVAIKNAYAVPPDFHARFDAVGREYLFLIYNGRQRSPFMLRRAMWVHHPLDVGYLRAAAGHLVGEHDFASFCKKISAGGGTMRRVDSITIDKNDELIAIRIRGNAFLHNMIRIIVGTLCDMHRRGDPPVRMLEILKRRDRDEAGVTAPPYGLYLKNVEYDPALVTFESAY encoded by the coding sequence ATGGAAACAGCGGACCGAACCGGAAGCCTCGCCAGAATAGCGTTACTTATAGAGTACGATGGGAGCGGATTCAACGGCTGGCAGGTGCAAAACGGCGGTCGAACGGTCCAGGGAGAGATCGAACGCGCGGTAAAAATCCTTACCGGCAGGGCGTGCAATCTGACCGCTGCGGGAAGGACCGATTCCGGTGTACATGCCCTGGGGCAGGTGGCTCACCTGGATTGCTATTCGCCCGTCAGGCTCGACAGGCTCTGTATCGGCCTTTCGGGCATTCTGGATCGGGACGTCGCGATAAAAAACGCCTACGCCGTGCCGCCGGACTTCCATGCGCGTTTCGACGCCGTCGGGCGCGAATACCTCTTCCTGATATACAATGGCCGACAGCGGAGCCCCTTTATGCTGCGTCGGGCCATGTGGGTGCACCATCCTCTCGATGTGGGCTATCTCCGCGCGGCCGCGGGTCATCTTGTGGGCGAGCATGACTTCGCTTCCTTTTGTAAAAAGATATCCGCCGGCGGGGGCACGATGCGGCGAGTGGATTCCATTACGATCGATAAAAATGATGAGCTTATCGCGATTCGCATACGGGGAAACGCCTTTCTTCATAATATGATACGCATCATTGTCGGCACCCTGTGTGATATGCACAGGCGTGGCGATCCGCCGGTGCGCATGCTCGAGATACTAAAGCGGCGCGACAGGGACGAAGCGGGAGTCACCGCGCCGCCTTACGGACTTTATCTGAAAAATGTCGAGTACGATCCTGCGCTTGTGACTTTTGAGTCGGCGTATTAG
- a CDS encoding aspartate kinase: MSDLKIIVQKYGGTSVGTPERIKAVAERIKTYVGDGYFVVVVVSAMGKSTDALVKLAGEISASPSKREMDMLLATGEQVSIALLAMALHEIGLGAISYTGSQIRVLTDGNHSNARIASIATEKIVSSLKDNKVVIVAGFQGIDADENITTLGRGGSDTSAVALAAALETRDCEIYTDVDGVYTADPRVIQNPRKLKEISYDEMLELARLGAKVLHPRSVEFAKKFNVRLHVRSSFIYEEGTIVMPKGEMMEKFVISGVTHKADEAKLTIRNIPDRPGIAATLFGKLGENKISVNMIVQSTGHDGIASISLTVLKSELKRALEICEELREELGGTKVDYKEDIAIVSAIGVGMTSSYGVAGRIFKALADHGVNIEMISTSEIGISCVIDAKFMELASKVIHAEFLEK; the protein is encoded by the coding sequence ATGTCCGACCTTAAAATCATCGTCCAGAAGTACGGCGGCACCTCCGTTGGGACGCCCGAGCGGATAAAGGCGGTTGCCGAGCGCATAAAGACCTATGTGGGCGACGGCTATTTTGTCGTGGTGGTTGTTTCGGCGATGGGTAAATCGACCGACGCGCTCGTAAAACTTGCGGGCGAAATCAGCGCGAGTCCATCCAAACGAGAGATGGACATGTTGCTGGCCACCGGCGAGCAGGTTTCCATCGCGCTTCTTGCCATGGCGCTTCATGAAATCGGCCTGGGCGCGATCTCGTACACGGGCTCACAAATACGGGTGCTCACCGACGGCAACCATTCGAACGCGCGAATAGCGAGCATCGCCACTGAAAAAATCGTTTCGTCGCTCAAAGACAACAAGGTTGTGATCGTCGCCGGGTTCCAGGGCATCGACGCCGATGAGAACATCACCACCCTGGGGCGCGGCGGATCCGACACCTCGGCGGTGGCGCTTGCCGCGGCGCTTGAAACGCGCGATTGCGAAATCTACACCGACGTGGACGGCGTGTATACCGCCGACCCGAGGGTGATCCAGAATCCGAGGAAACTGAAAGAGATCAGCTACGACGAGATGCTCGAGCTCGCCCGGCTGGGGGCGAAGGTGCTGCATCCGCGCTCGGTCGAGTTCGCCAAGAAATTCAACGTACGACTGCACGTGCGGTCGAGTTTTATCTACGAAGAGGGGACTATCGTTATGCCAAAGGGAGAGATGATGGAAAAATTCGTCATAAGCGGCGTTACCCACAAGGCCGACGAGGCGAAGCTCACCATTCGAAACATCCCCGACCGCCCCGGTATCGCCGCCACGCTTTTCGGAAAGCTCGGAGAGAACAAGATTTCGGTAAACATGATCGTCCAGTCGACCGGGCACGACGGAATCGCGTCGATTTCGCTCACGGTGCTTAAGAGCGAGCTTAAGCGGGCGCTCGAGATTTGCGAGGAGCTGAGGGAGGAACTGGGCGGAACAAAGGTCGATTACAAGGAGGATATCGCGATCGTCTCGGCGATCGGCGTGGGGATGACCTCCAGCTACGGCGTGGCCGGGCGCATTTTCAAGGCGCTCGCGGACCACGGTGTGAACATCGAGATGATATCCACCTCCGAAATAGGGATTTCGTGCGTGATCGACGCCAAGTTTATGGAGCTTGCGTCAAAGGTCATTCACGCGGAGTTTCTTGAGAAGTAG